The Deinococcus aquiradiocola genome contains a region encoding:
- the pgi gene encoding glucose-6-phosphate isomerase, which produces MTEQRPSLTDLPAWKALQAHHQQTHDTTLGELFAQDATRGERLTLEAAGLYLDYSKNRVTDDTLKLLVQLAQEAGVEQKRDAMFAGEKINVTEDRAVLHTALRAPRSATVMVDGRNVVPDVHEVLDRMADFARQVRDRTWLGHTGKPITNIVNIGIGGSDLGPVMAYRALEFYADRGLTLRFVSNVDGTEFVEAVRDLNPEETLFIVSSKTFTTQETMANAGSARAWTLAALHDDVAIARHFVAVSTNATAVQKFGIDTRNMFGFWDWVGGRYSMDSAIGLSLMLAIGPGQYEELLAGFHDMDEHFRTAPLHANMPALLALIGLWYDDFYDAQTLAVLPYDHYLSQFSAYLQQLDMESNGKHVTLDGHTVTYQTGPVIWGQPGTNGQHAFYQLIHQGTKLIPCDFIGFVNTLNLLGEHHDLLMANVFAQTEALAFGKTLDQVLAEGVPADLAPHRVFDGNRPTNTLLADTLTPRVLGAMIALYEHKVFVQGAVWNINSFDQWGVELGKVLASRIVPELQADAAPDLTHDSSTNALIRRYRAGRGRN; this is translated from the coding sequence ATGACCGAGCAGCGACCCAGCCTCACCGACCTCCCCGCCTGGAAGGCCCTCCAGGCGCACCACCAGCAGACGCACGACACCACCCTCGGTGAGCTGTTCGCGCAGGACGCCACGCGCGGCGAGCGCCTCACGCTCGAAGCCGCGGGCCTGTACCTCGACTACTCCAAGAACCGCGTCACGGACGACACCCTGAAGCTCCTCGTGCAGCTCGCGCAGGAGGCGGGCGTCGAACAGAAGCGCGACGCGATGTTCGCGGGCGAGAAGATCAACGTCACCGAGGACCGCGCCGTGCTGCACACCGCCCTGCGCGCTCCGCGCAGCGCGACCGTCATGGTGGACGGCCGCAACGTCGTCCCGGACGTGCACGAGGTGCTGGACCGCATGGCGGACTTCGCGCGGCAGGTGCGGGACCGCACGTGGCTCGGCCACACCGGCAAACCCATCACGAACATCGTCAACATCGGCATCGGCGGCTCCGACCTGGGGCCCGTCATGGCGTACCGCGCGCTGGAATTCTACGCGGACCGCGGCCTCACGCTGCGCTTCGTGTCGAACGTCGACGGGACGGAATTCGTGGAAGCCGTCCGCGACCTGAACCCCGAAGAGACGCTGTTCATCGTGAGTTCCAAGACCTTCACCACGCAGGAAACCATGGCGAACGCCGGGAGCGCCCGCGCATGGACGCTCGCTGCGCTGCACGACGACGTCGCCATCGCCCGGCACTTCGTGGCCGTGTCCACCAACGCCACCGCCGTCCAGAAGTTCGGGATCGACACCCGCAACATGTTCGGCTTCTGGGACTGGGTCGGCGGACGGTACAGCATGGACAGCGCCATCGGCCTGAGCCTCATGCTCGCCATCGGGCCGGGTCAGTACGAGGAACTCCTCGCGGGCTTCCACGACATGGACGAGCACTTCCGCACCGCGCCCCTGCACGCCAACATGCCCGCCCTGCTCGCCCTGATCGGACTGTGGTACGACGACTTCTACGACGCGCAGACGCTCGCCGTCCTCCCGTACGACCATTACCTCTCGCAGTTCAGCGCGTACCTGCAGCAGCTCGACATGGAAAGCAACGGCAAGCACGTCACGCTGGACGGCCACACCGTCACGTACCAGACGGGACCCGTCATCTGGGGCCAGCCGGGCACGAACGGCCAGCACGCCTTCTACCAGCTGATCCACCAGGGCACGAAACTCATCCCGTGCGACTTCATCGGCTTCGTGAACACCCTCAACCTGCTCGGCGAGCACCACGACCTGCTGATGGCGAACGTGTTCGCGCAGACCGAAGCGCTCGCGTTCGGCAAGACGCTCGACCAGGTGCTCGCCGAGGGCGTGCCCGCCGACCTCGCCCCGCACCGCGTGTTCGACGGGAACCGCCCCACCAACACGCTCCTCGCGGACACGCTCACGCCGCGCGTGCTGGGCGCCATGATCGCCCTGTACGAGCACAAGGTCTTCGTGCAGGGCGCCGTGTGGAACATCAACAGCTTCGACCAGTGGGGCGTGGAGCTGGGCAAGGTCCTGGCGAGCCGCATCGTGCCGGAACTGCAGGCGGACGCCGCGCCGGACCTGACGCACGACAGCAGCACCAACGCCCTCATCCGCCGCTACCGCGCAGGCCGGGGCCGCAACTGA
- a CDS encoding excalibur calcium-binding domain-containing protein, whose amino-acid sequence MKNMMRILALSVACLTTAQAATAVTTGSVNLRRSPGVSGRVLSVVPKGTLLIVACRGQWCRTTVGGRGGYVSRALTRPVSASAPLAGRGVVYFRSCAAVRAAGRAPLRLGVLGYRTTLDRNHNGLACERGE is encoded by the coding sequence ATGAAGAACATGATGCGAATCCTGGCCCTGAGTGTGGCGTGCCTGACCACGGCGCAGGCGGCGACGGCCGTCACGACGGGCAGCGTGAACCTGCGCCGTTCGCCGGGCGTGTCGGGCCGCGTGCTGAGCGTCGTGCCGAAGGGCACGCTGCTGATCGTGGCGTGCCGGGGGCAGTGGTGCCGGACGACGGTGGGCGGGCGGGGCGGGTACGTGTCGCGTGCCCTGACGCGGCCCGTGAGTGCCAGTGCGCCGCTGGCGGGCCGGGGCGTGGTGTACTTCCGGTCGTGCGCGGCGGTGCGGGCGGCGGGGCGTGCGCCGCTGCGTCTGGGCGTGCTGGGGTACCGGACGACGCTGGACCGGAACCACAACGGGCTGGCGTGCGAGCGCGGCGAGTGA
- a CDS encoding Eco57I restriction-modification methylase domain-containing protein, with product MKTSDTLTTDKLRGGFYSPSKLVDLAISRAISLKSHISNLKVLEPSCGDGAFITGFSRSTISNEVDFTGIEILKEEALKSSAKLIRFQIQGNIINKSYFDAHTDIGGYDIVVGNPPYVRYQFTSEADKKSIDKISLENNIDIKRVANIWVPIVISSISKLKNGGTFAFIIPDESLAGVAAKQFRKWLLSNCSELTIDVFPPKIFEGVLQETLIISGRRASGNNVVRFIQHYPDRNQEEWLHTIVNNDTWYRYLLNSKQLSVYEDIQSRTDLVNKFVKFDVSIVTGANDYFCIDHSTMQAFELEPWAEPLLARSRQSRGAVYTRLDHRKSISMDEKSYILNFSPEKPDPLDYEKPSEYIKIGEEVNLDKRYKCTVRKPWYRIPNMVGGKILLSKRSHYSPRVIYNQHDALTTDTIYRGRLIKNPSINETDFICAFHNSLTLLSAEIEGRSFGGGVLEMVPSEVSRMRIIIPTGIGSNIDTLDDIFREGKDDTSFGEAVEFTNKILLKGSQIIPQRDMDVLNDSLNKMRDRRLSRN from the coding sequence GTGAAAACTTCAGATACTCTTACGACAGATAAGCTGCGCGGCGGTTTTTATTCGCCAAGTAAATTAGTCGATCTTGCAATCTCACGTGCTATATCACTGAAATCACACATATCAAATTTAAAAGTACTAGAACCTTCTTGTGGAGACGGTGCTTTCATAACCGGTTTCAGTCGCAGCACCATTTCGAACGAAGTCGATTTTACTGGCATTGAAATATTAAAAGAGGAGGCACTAAAATCGAGTGCTAAATTGATACGTTTCCAAATTCAGGGCAATATTATTAACAAGTCATACTTTGATGCCCATACCGATATCGGAGGATATGATATCGTAGTAGGTAATCCACCTTATGTCAGATATCAATTTACATCAGAAGCAGACAAGAAGAGTATTGACAAAATATCGCTTGAAAACAATATTGATATAAAGAGAGTGGCTAATATTTGGGTGCCAATTGTTATTTCATCGATATCTAAATTAAAGAACGGTGGTACTTTTGCCTTTATCATTCCTGACGAATCTTTAGCTGGGGTGGCCGCAAAACAATTTAGAAAATGGCTTTTAAGTAATTGCTCTGAACTTACAATCGACGTGTTTCCACCAAAAATATTTGAAGGTGTTTTACAAGAAACGCTCATAATAAGCGGCAGGAGGGCTAGCGGGAATAATGTTGTCCGTTTTATACAGCATTATCCAGATCGTAATCAAGAAGAATGGTTACACACAATAGTCAATAACGACACATGGTATAGATATCTTTTAAATTCTAAACAACTTTCGGTTTATGAGGATATTCAGAGCAGGACTGACTTGGTCAATAAATTTGTAAAGTTTGATGTCTCGATTGTGACGGGAGCGAACGATTACTTTTGTATAGATCATTCAACAATGCAAGCTTTCGAACTAGAACCATGGGCAGAGCCTTTATTAGCAAGGTCGAGGCAATCTAGAGGCGCAGTCTACACACGTCTTGATCATAGAAAGTCTATATCAATGGATGAAAAATCTTATATACTCAATTTTTCACCGGAAAAACCTGACCCTTTAGATTATGAAAAGCCGTCTGAATATATTAAAATTGGGGAAGAAGTAAACCTTGACAAAAGATACAAATGCACAGTGAGAAAGCCTTGGTATCGGATACCAAATATGGTTGGCGGCAAGATTCTTCTTTCCAAGCGTTCTCATTACTCCCCGAGGGTAATATATAACCAACATGATGCGTTAACAACTGACACTATATATAGAGGAAGGCTTATCAAAAATCCTTCCATAAACGAAACAGACTTCATTTGTGCCTTTCATAACTCTTTAACGTTGCTATCCGCAGAAATTGAAGGGCGCAGTTTTGGCGGCGGGGTCCTTGAGATGGTGCCATCAGAGGTATCGCGCATGCGCATCATTATTCCAACCGGCATAGGAAGCAATATAGATACATTAGATGATATATTCCGGGAAGGAAAAGATGATACAAGTTTTGGCGAGGCGGTCGAATTCACAAACAAAATTTTATTAAAAGGGAGCCAAATCATACCGCAAAGAGACATGGATGTTCTGAATGACTCGCTAAACAAAATGCGTGATCGTAGATTATCCAGGAATTAG
- a CDS encoding phospholipase D-like domain-containing protein, producing MKIISQPLKSSQTALDHLKKALLDPNITSLTFIVAWAKASGLKLIESELKDLKTKKIASRIILGIDEGGATIEGIDMAIQLFEECYIYHNKSRGTFHPKVYRFESNTSSIMIGSSNLTFGGLSYNYESNVILEAHDVDFAFMSSEIDGYIATIMSDTSCLFKIDNGNKSAIYSNPIYKVKSEKRPPIGGVSVGRSGLKPSVFGRSILPLAPVQRVRKAVKSIKKIKKLRPSINGKPSLPLSPSTVIRRWVKKLNTTDSQQVNPGSNPTGNLRLSKAQNNITSQTYFRGIFFSSLVWTSAPVTSLVMTHKEIASLDAYVYFDGIYYGIFQIEISHSTSRIASQANIASVLHWRRLLPILTSSNYKGGYVSIELNASGEYIIRVDKSPSSIPISLP from the coding sequence ATGAAAATTATTAGTCAGCCACTCAAAAGCAGTCAAACCGCATTGGATCATTTAAAAAAAGCTCTTCTCGATCCAAATATAACATCACTCACTTTTATCGTCGCATGGGCGAAGGCTAGTGGTTTAAAACTTATTGAAAGCGAGTTAAAAGATCTAAAGACGAAGAAAATAGCTAGTAGGATAATACTTGGGATCGATGAAGGGGGTGCGACCATTGAGGGAATTGATATGGCTATTCAGCTCTTTGAAGAATGCTATATATATCACAATAAATCCCGTGGGACATTTCATCCAAAAGTTTACAGGTTTGAATCAAATACTTCGTCGATAATGATTGGCTCAAGCAATCTTACGTTCGGCGGACTTAGTTATAACTACGAATCTAATGTAATATTAGAAGCGCACGATGTAGATTTCGCATTTATGAGTTCTGAAATAGATGGTTACATAGCTACTATTATGTCCGATACTAGTTGTTTATTCAAAATTGATAATGGCAATAAAAGCGCAATTTACTCTAATCCGATATATAAAGTAAAGTCCGAGAAAAGACCGCCAATAGGTGGCGTGAGTGTTGGAAGATCTGGGTTGAAGCCATCAGTATTTGGACGCAGTATATTGCCACTAGCTCCTGTTCAGAGAGTACGTAAGGCAGTAAAGTCTATTAAGAAAATTAAAAAACTCCGCCCATCAATCAATGGGAAGCCATCATTGCCTTTGAGTCCATCAACGGTGATCAGAAGATGGGTGAAAAAACTGAATACAACTGATTCGCAACAAGTGAATCCTGGATCAAACCCTACAGGTAATCTTAGACTGTCAAAGGCTCAAAACAACATTACTTCCCAAACGTATTTTAGGGGAATATTTTTTTCAAGCCTCGTCTGGACTTCGGCACCTGTAACATCTCTTGTAATGACCCATAAAGAAATTGCAAGTTTGGACGCTTATGTATATTTCGATGGCATTTACTATGGTATATTTCAGATTGAGATCTCGCATTCTACCAGTCGTATTGCCTCACAAGCGAATATTGCAAGTGTTTTACATTGGAGGCGACTGTTGCCAATTCTTACGTCTTCAAATTATAAAGGTGGATACGTCTCGATTGAACTGAATGCAAGCGGCGAGTATATCATCAGGGTTGATAAATCCCCATCTTCAATACCTATATCATTGCCTTAG
- the carB gene encoding carbamoyl-phosphate synthase large subunit, whose amino-acid sequence MPKRTDLQTILILGSGPIQIGQAAEFDYSGTQALKALKGEGYRVVLVNSNPATIMTDPDLADATYLEPLTTEFVERVIALEKPDALLPTLGGQTALNLAMDLHEQGVLEKYGVELIGAGVEAIKKGEDRELFQAAMAKIGVETARGRMVHSMDEAVEYQKEIGLPIVIRPSFTLGGTGGGIAHTYEEFLDITEGGLRDSPVTSVLLEESILGWKEYELEVMRDTADTVIIITSIENFDPMGVHTGDSITVAPAQTLSDVEYQRLRDQSLAIIREIGVATGGSNIQFAVNPDNGRVIVIEMNPRVSRSSALASKATGFPIAKIAALLAVGYHLDELPNDITRVTPASFEPSIDYVVTKIPRFAFEKFPGTSDHLGTQMRSVGEVMAVGRTFKESLQKALRSTESDTRGLYAQMSVDDLRALLYPNPRRLEALIELLRRGETREQLFEATRIDPWFLGQLHEIVAAESEILDLGPIREWKYEYWREVKRLGFSDARIGEIVGLSELDVRAIRKAARATPVYKTVDTCAAEFEAHTPYHYSTYEWEDEVTATDKPKVVILGSGPNRIGQGVEFDYATVHAVWALQDLGYETIMVNSNPETVSTDYDTADRLYFEPLTFEDVMNIVEHEKPIGVIVQLGGQTPLKLAARLEAAGAPIIGTSPATIDEAEDRASFNALCERLGIPQPRGLVAQNAGEAQELAARLGFPLMARPSYVLGGRAMRTVRSAEELQTYLDEVYAAVEGQPSILLDQYLEGALELDVDTLCDGHTAVVAGIMEHIEAAGVHSGDSACIIPPVSLSSELTATIKATTERLALELGVKGLMNVQWAIKDGTPYILEANPRASRTVPYVSKAVGHPLAKYAARIAVGQTLEQIGFTETPTPAMYSVKEVHLPFLKFRGVLPILGPEMKSTGESMGIDADPYLAYYRAELGAKSNLPLEGVALLLGEGLDDVAADLTRAGLTVTRTQDGDTLPDLLIDVTGSQLLRTALERGVPIVSTKEGAEWTAKAIAAAQGKELPVKSLQGWLKQ is encoded by the coding sequence ATGCCCAAGCGCACTGATCTCCAGACCATCCTGATCCTCGGCAGCGGCCCCATCCAGATTGGGCAGGCGGCCGAGTTCGATTACAGCGGAACACAAGCTCTCAAGGCCCTCAAGGGCGAGGGGTACCGCGTGGTGCTGGTCAACAGCAACCCGGCGACCATCATGACGGACCCCGACCTCGCGGACGCCACGTACCTGGAGCCGCTCACGACGGAATTCGTGGAGCGCGTCATCGCGCTCGAGAAGCCCGACGCGCTCCTCCCGACGCTGGGCGGGCAGACGGCCCTGAACCTCGCGATGGACCTGCACGAGCAGGGCGTGCTGGAGAAGTACGGCGTGGAACTGATCGGCGCGGGCGTCGAAGCCATCAAGAAGGGCGAGGACCGCGAGCTGTTCCAGGCGGCCATGGCGAAGATCGGCGTGGAGACGGCGCGCGGCCGGATGGTGCACAGCATGGATGAGGCCGTGGAGTACCAGAAGGAGATCGGGCTGCCCATCGTGATCCGGCCCAGCTTCACGCTCGGCGGGACGGGCGGCGGCATCGCGCACACGTACGAGGAGTTCCTCGACATCACCGAGGGCGGCCTGCGCGACAGCCCCGTGACCAGCGTGCTGCTGGAGGAAAGCATCCTGGGCTGGAAGGAGTACGAGCTGGAAGTGATGCGTGACACGGCCGACACGGTCATCATCATCACCAGCATCGAGAACTTCGACCCGATGGGCGTGCACACCGGCGACAGCATCACCGTCGCGCCCGCCCAGACGCTCAGCGACGTGGAGTACCAGCGTCTGCGCGACCAGAGCTTAGCCATCATCCGCGAGATCGGCGTGGCGACGGGCGGCAGCAACATCCAGTTCGCGGTCAACCCCGACAACGGGCGCGTCATCGTGATCGAGATGAACCCGCGCGTGAGCCGCTCCAGCGCGCTGGCCAGCAAGGCGACCGGGTTCCCCATCGCGAAGATCGCGGCACTCCTGGCCGTCGGGTACCACCTCGACGAACTGCCGAACGACATCACGCGCGTCACGCCCGCCAGTTTCGAGCCGAGCATCGACTACGTCGTCACCAAGATCCCGCGCTTCGCGTTCGAGAAGTTCCCCGGCACCTCTGACCACCTGGGCACGCAGATGCGCAGCGTGGGCGAGGTGATGGCCGTGGGCCGCACCTTCAAGGAAAGCCTGCAGAAGGCACTGCGCAGCACCGAGAGCGACACGCGCGGCCTGTACGCCCAGATGAGCGTGGACGACCTGCGCGCCCTGCTGTACCCCAACCCGCGCCGCCTGGAGGCACTCATCGAACTGCTGCGGCGCGGCGAGACCAGGGAGCAGCTCTTCGAGGCCACCAGGATCGACCCGTGGTTCCTGGGGCAGCTGCACGAGATCGTCGCGGCCGAAAGCGAGATCCTGGACCTCGGCCCGATCCGCGAGTGGAAGTACGAGTACTGGCGCGAAGTGAAACGCCTTGGCTTCAGCGACGCCCGCATCGGCGAGATCGTCGGCCTGAGCGAACTGGACGTGCGCGCCATCCGCAAGGCCGCCCGCGCCACGCCCGTCTACAAGACCGTGGACACGTGCGCCGCCGAGTTCGAGGCGCACACCCCGTACCACTACAGCACCTACGAGTGGGAAGACGAGGTGACCGCCACCGACAAGCCCAAGGTCGTGATCCTGGGCAGCGGCCCCAACCGCATCGGGCAGGGCGTGGAGTTCGACTACGCCACCGTGCACGCCGTCTGGGCGCTGCAGGACCTCGGGTACGAGACCATCATGGTGAACAGCAACCCCGAGACGGTCAGCACCGACTACGACACCGCCGACCGCCTGTACTTCGAGCCGCTCACCTTCGAGGACGTCATGAACATCGTCGAGCATGAGAAGCCCATCGGCGTGATCGTGCAGCTCGGCGGGCAGACGCCCCTGAAACTGGCCGCGAGGCTGGAAGCGGCAGGCGCGCCCATCATCGGGACGAGCCCGGCCACCATCGACGAGGCCGAGGACCGCGCCAGCTTCAACGCGCTGTGCGAACGCCTCGGCATCCCGCAGCCCCGGGGCCTCGTCGCGCAGAACGCGGGCGAAGCGCAGGAACTGGCCGCCCGCCTCGGCTTCCCGCTCATGGCCCGCCCCAGCTACGTCCTCGGCGGCCGCGCCATGCGCACCGTCCGCAGCGCCGAGGAACTCCAGACGTACCTCGACGAGGTGTACGCCGCCGTCGAAGGGCAACCCAGCATCCTCCTCGACCAGTACCTGGAAGGCGCACTGGAACTCGACGTGGACACGCTCTGCGACGGCCACACCGCCGTCGTCGCGGGCATCATGGAGCACATCGAGGCCGCCGGAGTCCACTCGGGCGACAGCGCCTGCATCATCCCGCCCGTCAGCCTGAGCAGTGAGCTGACCGCCACCATCAAGGCCACCACCGAACGCCTCGCGCTGGAACTCGGCGTGAAGGGCCTGATGAACGTCCAGTGGGCCATCAAGGACGGCACGCCGTACATCCTGGAAGCCAACCCGCGCGCCAGCCGCACCGTGCCCTACGTCAGCAAGGCCGTCGGGCACCCGCTCGCCAAGTACGCCGCCCGCATCGCCGTCGGGCAGACGCTGGAACAGATCGGGTTCACCGAGACGCCCACCCCCGCCATGTACAGCGTCAAGGAAGTGCACCTGCCATTCCTGAAGTTCCGGGGCGTGCTGCCCATCCTGGGGCCGGAGATGAAGAGCACCGGCGAGAGCATGGGCATCGACGCCGACCCCTACCTCGCGTACTACCGCGCTGAACTGGGGGCCAAGAGCAACCTGCCCCTCGAGGGTGTGGCGCTGCTGCTCGGCGAGGGCCTCGACGACGTGGCCGCCGACCTCACCCGCGCCGGACTGACCGTCACCCGCACGCAGGACGGCGACACCCTCCCCGACCTGCTGATCGACGTGACCGGCAGCCAGCTGCTCCGCACGGCGCTGGAACGCGGCGTGCCGATTGTGAGCACCAAGGAAGGGGCCGAGTGGACCGCCAAGGCAATTGCTGCAGCACAGGGTAAAGAGTTGCCAGTCAAGAGCTTGCAGGGTTGGTTAAAACAGTAA
- a CDS encoding pyridoxal phosphate-dependent aminotransferase, which translates to MPTLHARSALAAESIFSVMSRLAVQHGAVNLGQGFPAGAPPDFLLDALRAGAGVTDQYTAPAGLPALREALAADLGVRSEQVSVTCGATEALHALADALYGPGDEVLMFEPVFDVYRPQAQLSGARPVPVPMTLTRDGWSPDLDALERLVTPRTRALLVNNPHNPTGHVFTPQELARLVDVARTHDLWIVADEVYDELYFAGPPTPLRTLAPERTFTVGSAGKRLEATGWRVGWVVSPVGVSPGVSGLHQWATFCAPAPLQAAVAAALPVARARDFYGELRAAYGARMRLLASGLRALGLEVQVPGGTYFLTALAPGVDARRLVEEGGVAVIPGDAFYAQGAAPEGLVRLAFCKPQEEILRALERLEAYLGA; encoded by the coding sequence ATGCCGACCCTGCACGCGCGTTCTGCCCTGGCGGCCGAGAGCATCTTCTCGGTCATGAGTCGCCTCGCCGTGCAGCACGGCGCCGTGAATCTCGGGCAGGGCTTTCCGGCCGGGGCGCCGCCGGACTTCCTGCTGGACGCGCTGCGGGCGGGGGCGGGCGTCACGGACCAGTACACGGCCCCGGCGGGCCTGCCTGCCCTGCGCGAGGCGCTCGCGGCGGACCTGGGCGTGCGGTCGGAGCAGGTGAGCGTGACGTGCGGCGCGACCGAGGCGCTGCATGCCCTCGCGGACGCGCTGTACGGGCCGGGCGACGAGGTGCTGATGTTCGAGCCGGTGTTCGACGTCTACCGCCCGCAGGCGCAGCTGAGCGGCGCGCGGCCCGTGCCCGTCCCCATGACGCTCACGCGGGACGGGTGGAGTCCGGACCTGGACGCGCTGGAGCGGCTGGTCACGCCGCGCACGCGGGCGCTGCTCGTCAACAACCCGCACAACCCGACCGGGCACGTGTTCACGCCGCAGGAACTCGCGCGGCTGGTGGACGTGGCGCGCACGCACGACCTGTGGATCGTGGCGGACGAGGTGTACGACGAGCTGTACTTCGCGGGGCCGCCCACGCCGCTGCGGACGCTGGCGCCGGAGCGGACGTTCACGGTCGGCAGTGCCGGGAAGCGCCTGGAGGCGACCGGGTGGCGGGTCGGGTGGGTGGTGTCGCCGGTGGGCGTGTCGCCGGGCGTGTCGGGCCTGCATCAGTGGGCGACGTTCTGCGCGCCCGCACCGCTGCAGGCGGCGGTCGCGGCGGCCCTGCCGGTGGCGCGGGCGCGGGACTTCTACGGGGAGCTGCGCGCGGCGTACGGGGCGCGCATGCGGCTCCTCGCGAGTGGGCTGCGGGCCCTGGGGCTGGAGGTGCAGGTGCCGGGCGGCACGTATTTCCTGACGGCGCTCGCGCCGGGAGTGGACGCACGGCGGCTGGTGGAGGAGGGCGGCGTGGCCGTCATTCCGGGGGACGCGTTCTACGCGCAGGGGGCGGCGCCGGAGGGGCTGGTGCGGCTGGCGTTCTGCAAGCCGCAGGAGGAGATCCTGCGGGCCCTGGAGCGGCTGGAGGCGTACCTGGGTGCCTGA
- a CDS encoding argininosuccinate synthase, translating into MTQPTTDQTARKDKIVLAYSGGLDTSIILKWLQTEKNYDVVCFTADLGQGDEVEEARVKALNTGAVAAYALDLKEEFVRDYVFPMFRSSALYEGYYLLGTSIARPLIAKKMVEIAAKEGAVAVSHGATGKGNDQVRFEMTAYALNPDIVTVAPWRDWTFQGRADLEAFAREHGIPVPTTKKDPWSTDANMLHISYEGGILEDPWAEPPAHMFKLTVDPADAPADAEYVEIEFEAGNPVAIDGEQLSPASLLAKANALAGRHGVGRLDLVENRFVGMKSRGVYETPGGTLLYHARRAVESLTLDREVLHQRDQLAPKYAELVYNGFWFAPEREALQVYFDHVAASVTGTARIKLYRGNATVVGRKAPASLYDKDLVSFEAGGDYNQHDAGAFIKLNALRMRVQARVQAKAGKQVQEQEA; encoded by the coding sequence ATGACCCAACCCACCACCGACCAGACCGCCCGCAAAGACAAGATCGTGCTCGCGTACAGCGGCGGCCTCGACACCAGCATCATCCTCAAATGGCTGCAGACCGAGAAGAACTACGACGTGGTCTGCTTCACCGCCGACCTCGGCCAGGGCGACGAGGTCGAGGAAGCCCGCGTCAAGGCCCTCAACACCGGCGCCGTCGCCGCCTACGCCCTCGACCTCAAGGAAGAGTTCGTGCGCGACTACGTGTTCCCCATGTTCCGCTCCTCGGCCCTGTACGAGGGCTACTACCTGCTCGGCACCAGCATCGCCCGGCCCCTCATCGCCAAGAAGATGGTCGAGATCGCCGCGAAGGAAGGCGCGGTCGCCGTGTCGCACGGCGCGACCGGCAAAGGCAACGACCAGGTCCGCTTCGAGATGACCGCCTACGCCCTCAACCCCGACATCGTCACCGTCGCCCCCTGGCGCGACTGGACCTTCCAGGGCCGCGCGGACCTCGAAGCGTTCGCCCGCGAGCACGGCATTCCCGTCCCCACCACCAAGAAGGACCCCTGGAGCACCGACGCGAACATGCTGCACATCAGCTACGAGGGCGGCATCCTCGAAGACCCGTGGGCCGAACCGCCCGCGCACATGTTCAAGCTCACCGTGGACCCCGCCGACGCGCCCGCCGACGCCGAGTACGTCGAGATCGAATTCGAGGCCGGGAACCCCGTCGCCATAGACGGCGAACAGCTGAGCCCCGCCAGCCTGCTGGCGAAAGCCAACGCGCTCGCCGGACGGCACGGCGTGGGCCGCCTCGACCTCGTCGAGAACCGCTTCGTCGGCATGAAATCACGCGGCGTGTACGAAACGCCCGGCGGCACCCTCCTGTACCACGCCCGCCGCGCCGTCGAGAGCCTCACGCTCGACCGCGAGGTCCTGCACCAGCGCGACCAGCTCGCCCCCAAGTACGCCGAACTCGTGTACAACGGCTTCTGGTTCGCGCCCGAACGCGAGGCGCTGCAGGTGTACTTCGACCACGTCGCGGCCAGCGTGACCGGCACGGCCCGCATCAAGCTGTACCGCGGCAACGCCACCGTCGTCGGCCGCAAGGCCCCCGCCAGCCTGTACGACAAGGACCTCGTCAGCTTCGAGGCGGGCGGCGACTACAACCAGCACGACGCGGGCGCCTTCATCAAACTCAACGCCCTGCGCATGCGCGTCCAGGCCCGCGTGCAGGCCAAGGCGGGCAAGCAAGTCCAAGAGCAAGAGGCCTGA
- a CDS encoding DinB family protein yields MNALTDVVTQALPRLHTISEDRAAYTPAPDTWSAKQVLGHLIDSGVNNHARFVRAGAEDGLSLPGYDQNAWVAAGGWQDRPWTDLVTLWTAYQTQLAHVIAGLNDTQRAHTLSIGGSERVTLDFVATDYVHHQLHHLAQIWQRTGA; encoded by the coding sequence TTGAACGCCCTGACGGACGTGGTGACGCAGGCCCTCCCGCGCCTGCACACCATCAGCGAGGACCGGGCCGCCTACACGCCCGCCCCGGACACCTGGAGCGCCAAACAGGTCCTCGGGCACCTGATCGACAGCGGCGTGAACAACCACGCCCGCTTCGTGCGGGCCGGGGCAGAAGACGGCCTGTCGCTGCCCGGCTACGACCAGAACGCCTGGGTCGCGGCGGGCGGCTGGCAGGACCGCCCCTGGACGGACCTCGTGACCCTCTGGACCGCGTACCAGACGCAGCTCGCGCACGTCATCGCGGGCCTGAACGACACGCAACGCGCCCACACCCTCAGCATCGGCGGCAGCGAGCGCGTGACCCTGGACTTCGTCGCGACCGACTACGTGCACCACCAACTCCACCACCTCGCGCAGATCTGGCAGAGGACCGGAGCATGA